In the Armatimonadota bacterium genome, CGTTGCCCTGCGATCACCCTATCATGGCCTCCGAACCGTTCCTCCGGGAGGAAGGCTTCACCAATGTGGAGATTCTCGCCGGCGGCCAGCTGGCCAGCGGGCGGACCGACATCGAGGCAGGCTTCGGGGTCTGGAGCATCACATCGCTCCTGCAAGCCGGCCAGCGCCCGGTGGTGCTCGCTCCTTTGCACCCGGGCTGCATCGAGATCTGGGCGCAGCCGGGCATCCGGTCGCTGCAGGATCTGCGCGGCCGGAGGGTGGTAGTCACGGCCAGGACGTTCGAGAACTTGGCCTACAGTGGCTTCGCCATCGTCCTCAAGCAGGCCGGTCTCGATCCGGCCGAGGTCAACTGGGTCATCCAGCCTGACGCCAATCTTGTCGCCCTGTACCTCGCCGGACAGAACGACGCCGTCTGGAGCGCCTCGGTGGGCGCCGCCGCCCTGCGCCGGAACCCCGCCAACCCGGGTCACGTCATTCACAACCAGCTCATGGACCGGCCCTGGTCCCTGACGGCCTGTTGTCTTCTGCTCGCCCGGCAGGAGTGGTACCGCGCGCACCCCGTCGCGGCAAAGCGAGCCGTACGGGCTATCCTCCGGGCGGCGGACGCCCAGACGGCGAGCCGGGCCGACGCCGTGAAGCGGGCGACCGACCGTGGCCTGTTCGGCGGCCCGGCCAACTTCGACAACGTCCTCTACACCGCCAGCATGGTACCGGCGAACTGGCGCGATCTCGACATGGAACGCAGCCTCCGCTTCTACGCCCGACTCGTGGCGGATGTGGGCCTGCTGACGGTCGGCGTGGACGAGGTCGTCCGCACCGTCGAGCCCCGGATCTTTGACGAGCTCCGTGCCGAGCTGCGGCCGCGCTAGACGCGGCTCCGCGTCGCGCACGTGCTGGAGGTGGACGCCCGGGAACTGGTGGGGATGGACGGCGAGCAGCCGTGTGTGATCGACAACCCGACGGTGTGGGCGGGTGTCCCGCAGCTCCTGCGCCAGGCGCAGGCCGGACGGATTCGCTACCAGGACGTCTGGGGGTTCGAGGCCGGCGGGGCCAACAGCTTCATCGCGGAGTTCCGCTATGAATTACATGCATAAGGAGGGCGCGATGAGAGTCGCAGGGTGAATTGTAACGGTGCTCGTCGCAGCCGCCACCGCCTGGATCGCGGTCCCGGCTCCGGGATCCACGCAGGACGTGCGATACGAGGTGTGGACGATCGATCAGGCCGATGCGGCCCGCGGCGGGGCGAAGCTGCACATCTACAATGGGCAGCAACTGGAAACCGGCGCGGCGCAGCCGGAGGTCGTCGATCTCAACGCGGCGGCGTCCGGCGTCGGCGACGGCCCGGGTGTGCGCCCGCACATGCTCGGGTTCACGGCCGATCACCGCCATGCGGTCATCGCCAACGTCGCCAGCGGTCACGTGTACGTCATGCGGGCGTCCGACCGGAAGATCACTGCCAGCATCGATGTCGGCGAGCAGGCGCACCACGCCGAGGTCTCGCCCGACGGTGCTTGGATCTTGGTCGCCAACCAGAACGGCAAGCGGTCTGCGCGCATCCGGGCTGACTTTGCCGCCGAGCGCTTCTCCTACAATCGCGCCGACGACCTGGACCTGGGCAGGCTGGAGGGCGCGGGGACGCCGGACAACGCGCCGATCTGCCCGGTGATCACCGGCGGGAAGGCCTATGTGACGCTGCGCGGCGGCGGCCTCTACGTCGTCGACTACCGCAGCACGCCGATGCGCGTGCTGCGGTCGTACGCGCGCTCGGAGGTCGCGCCTACGGGCTGCGGCGGTGCCGTGGTCGGCTCGAAGGTGTACATCAACTCGGGGACGGCGGAGAGCTCCGACCTGTACGTGTTCGACGCCGCGTCCGACGCCCTCCGGAACAGCCTGCGGCTGTCCTGGACGGGAGAAGACGGGCACGGCATGGTCCTGGTGGGCACCTATCTGTGGATGGGCAACCGCGGCAGCGGCAACATCGTCACCATCAGCACGACAGTGGAGGCGCTGGCGGGATTCATCACCGACGTCGGGGCGGCGCCCGACATCATGGGGGTCTCGCCAAACGGCCGCTTTGTCTACGTGGCCTACCTGCCCGAGACGTCCGGTCGGCACCGCGCAGAATCATTACCCGCATACTGACTCCTGGTGACGCCGCCGGCGCCCGGCGGGCCTTACCCTGCAGAGGAGAATTCGCCCTCAGGGAGTGCATAGGCCATGGCGACAGAGTCTATGTGGTTCCTGGACACACTGGTCTCTGTGCGGGTCGCCTGGGCGGAGAACACCGACCACATCTCGGTCCTGGAGCACCGGGCGCCCGCAGGAGACTCCCCGCCCCTGCACGTCCACCACACCGAGGACGAGGTCTTCTGCGTCCTGGAGGGGGCACTTCGCCTGCGGGTGGGCGGGGAGGACCGCACCGTCGGCCCCGGGCAGGTCCTGGTGGCGCCCAAGGGTGTGGCCCACACCTACCGGGTCACCTCGCCGGAAGGCGCGCGGTGGCTCACCATCACCACGCAGCGCGACTTCGAGAACTTCGTGCGGGCCATGGCGCGGCCCGCCCTCCGTCCCGACCTGCCGCCTGTGTCCGGGCCTCCCACACCCGAGGCCGCGGCGGCGCTCGTGGAGACGGCACGCCGGTTCGGGATCGAGATCGTGGGGCCACCGCTGGCGTAGCCGGCGTTCCCTGGGCGGCCGGCGGGCGTCACCCACATCGGGTTACGGGAGGCATGACCGTGGCGCTCCTCCGCACGTACATGGCCGACTGCGATCTCCCTGGCATGACTGCTCAGCAGCTGGCGGGCACCGAGGCGCGCGCCCGTCGGGCATGCGAGCAGGCGGCCGCGGCCGGCGCTGTCGTCCGGTACCTGCGCGCCATCTGGGTGCCGGGAGACTGGCGCGTCATGTACCTGTTCCAGGCCCACGATGCCGCCGTCGTGGAAACCGTCTGCCAGGCGGCGCAGATCCCGTTCCTGCGCGTCGTCGACGTCGTCGACATGAGCGTGCGGTGAAGGCCATCACGCGAACGGCTTGAGCTGGGGGATCTCGCCGACCTCCGTGCCCAGCCGCCGGGCCCGGGCGCGGGCGTAGACGCGCCCGGCCACCACCAGGTCCTGCATCGCCGTGCCCACGGTCTTCAGCACGAGCACGTCGTCCGGATGGGTGCGCAGCCGCCGACCGTCACGCAGGACGTCGGCGAGCGGCACGAGGCGGTCCGGGGCCAGCACCCCCGCGTCCAGCGCGGCCCGCACGTCGCCCGACTCGGCGTGCACGCCGCGCACGGAGTCGACGAGCACCCAGCGGGCTCGCCGCAGCGACTCGACGTCGAGTTCCCGCAGGTCGAGCCGGGTCGACCCGATGGACAGCACCGTGGCGCCCGGGAGCACCCGCCGGCCGTCGAGCACCGGCTCGGCGCTCTTGGTGGCGAGCACGAGCACGGGCGCGCGGGCGACCACGGCATCGGCGGAGTCGACCGCGACGACCGGCCGTCCGATGCGCGCGCGCATCTCGGCAGCGAACGCCTCGCGGCTGGCGCGTCGCGGGCTGTAGACGACCGCCTCCGCAAACGGCAACGCCTCGGCCATGGCGGCCAGCAGGCCGCGCGCCTCGTAGCCGCTGCCCAGCACGCCCAGGACACCCACCGGGCCGTCGAGCATGTGTTGCGCGGCGAGCACCGCGACGCCCGCTGTGCGCATCTGCGTGATCTGGGCGGCGTCCATGACCGCCAGCAGCTCGCCGCTCCCGGCGTCGTAGAGGAGGATCAGGTAGCGGACGCCGGCGCCCCGCACCAGGTTCATCACCTTGCAACCCATGTAGCCCGCGCCGTCGATCCCCACCACCGCCGGCATGATCCGCAACCAGCCGGAGGGCACGTCGGTGGTCAGGCGGTCGGGTTGCACCACGCGTCCCTCGGCCTCGGCGCGAAACCCGGCCCGCAGGGCCTCCAGGACCTCGGCGGCTGTGAGGCAGGCCGCGACCTGCTCGGCGGTCAGCACCAGGGCCATCACAGCATCCCGGGCCGCGGCGCAGGCCCTCCGACCTCCTCAAGCGCTCGAACCGGGTCCCCAGCGCGAAGCACCGCCGAGACCACCGCGACCCCCGCAGCACCGGCCTGCAAGCACACCGCCACCGTGTCCCGGGTAACGCCTCCGATCGCCAGTACCGGCACCCGTGCCTCCCGGCAAAACTCGCGCAGCGCCTCCACCCCCACCCCCAAACCCGCTTTGGAGCCCGGAGCGAACACCGGGCCGAACACGACGTAGTGGGCCACTCGCTCAGCGGCCCGCAGGGCTGCCAGGTTGTGGACACTGGCGGATCTCATCAGTTGCGCCGCTTCCGGCGGAACTGCGTGGGGGATCTGAGACTCCGGCCAGTGCACTCCCGCGAACCCCAGCTCCCGCGCCATGCCCGCAGGTCCGTTGAGGGTCAGGGGAAAGCTCCGCCCGAGGATCTCCGCCGCCTCCCGGGCCAGCTTCTCGAGGGATCCGCTGGGCCTGTCTTTGGCCCTGACCTGTACGGCCGCGGGCACCGCGGGCTTTGCAAACCTGAGGCGCTCCAGCACCCGTCGCCACGAGGCCTCCCCGCCCGCAGCGTCCACGTCCGCCACCACCACCAACCGCGGAATCGGAAGACCACCCCGAGAATCGCTGGCACGATCGTTGGAAGCCCCGGGCTCCCTGTCCAAAACAGTTTCTCCTCGCTATGGCCAGGCGGGTTCTTCCACCCGGCCCTCCAGGGGCGAGGAGGGCTCCGCCCAGAACCGCTTCGGCATCCGGCCCGCCACGTATGCGGCGCGGCCCGCCATGGCGGCGTGCCGCATGGCCCGCGCCATGGTCACAGGGTCGTGCGCCCGGGCCACCGCGGTGTTGAGGAGGACCGCGTGGCAACCCAGCTCCATGGCGATGGCCACGTCGGACGCCGTCCCCACCCCAGCGTCCACGATCACGGGCACCTTGGCCCGGGACACGATGAGGGCGATGTTGTGCGGGTTGCGGATTCCCAGCCCGCTGCCGATGGGAGCGCCCAGGGGCATCACGGCCGCGCAGCCCACGTCCTCCAGCTTCCTGGCCAGCACCGGGTCGTCGTTCGTGTACGGCAGCACCACGAAGCCACGCGCCACCAGATCCCTGGCCGCCACCACCAGCTCCGCAGGGTCCGGAAGCAAGGTGTCCTCGTCCGCGATGACCTCCAGCTTGATCCAGTTGGTGCCCAGGGCTTCCCGGGCCAGCTCTGCCACCAGCACCGCCTCCGTGGCGGTGAAGCAGCCCGCGGTGTTGGGCAGGACGTCGATGCCGTGGGCCCTCAGCAGCCGGTACAGGTCCTCGCCCTCCGCAGATGGCCGCACGCGCCGCAGGGCCACGGTCACCATCTCCACCCCCGCAGCCGTCAACGCGTCCACCAGGACCTGGTAGCTGGGGTAGCGCGCGGTGCCCAGGATCAGCCGCGAGTGAAACGTGCGGCCCGCCAGCTCCCACGGGTCTGTGTCCCACAGCCCTTGCACGTGGACCACGTCAGCCTCCTTGAACTGCCCGGACGAACTCCACCCGGTCGCCCTCCTGTAGCTGGTACTGGCCCCACTGAGAGCCGGGTACGACCTGGCTGTTCACCGCCGCCGCCGACCCGGGCATGGGCTCGCCTAGCAACTCGGCCAGGGTGGTGCCTGCACGCACCTCCCGCAGCTCGCCGTTCACCCGCACCTGCACCGCACGGTCCACGGCTCACCCCCCCTGGAACCGCCGGGGGTCCACAGAGGCCAGCATGTGGTGGTCGGTCCCCTCCACCACGTGCCGGACCAACACGGCGCTCAGCGGCGCCAGCTCCACGCCTTTGCGGTAGTGGCCGGTGGCCACCAGGAGGCTGGCTCTCTCGTCCAAGGGCCCGACCGCGGGCACGTTGTCCCGGATGGCAGGCCGAAAGCCCACTGCCACCTCCCGCAAAGGCATCTCGTCCACACAGGGAAGCGGCCGCCGGCCTTCCCGCAAGAGCTCGTACACGCCCCCGGCCAGCGCCTCGCGCGCCCAGCCCCGTTCCTCCACCGTCGCCCCCAGCACCGTCTCCTGCCATGCTCGCGGGACCACGTAGACCCGCGGCGTCCTGACAACCCTCAGGGAGTCCAACCCCGCGCCCAACCGCAGCACGATCCCGCGCACAGGCCGCACAGGCAACGGGTACACGTCCTGCGGCAGCAGGGAAGCGCTCCAGGCACCCGCGGCCACGGCCACCTTTTCGGCCACCACCTCTTCTCCGCCCCGCAACCGCACGGCCCATCCGCCGTTCCGCCTGCGCACTTCCTCCGCGGGCGAGTGCTCCAGGATCCGCCCGCGGTGTACCTCCACACTGCGCCGGAGGGCCTGCAAGAGCCGCCGCGGGTCCACCTGCCAGTCGTGCTCCAACAGCAGCCCGCCCACCACCGACGGACCTAAAGACGGCTGCAGCTCCCGGGCTTGCTCCGTGGAAAGCCTCTGGGTCTGCAGCCCGAACCGCTTCTGCGCCTGCTCCAGGTGGGCCAGCTCCCGCAGGTCGTCCGCGTCCAGGGCCACCACCACCGTCCCCGACCGGTCGAAGCCCACGGAGACGCCAGACTCCGCCTCCAACCGCGCCACCCACTCCGGGTACATGCGGTGGCTCTCCAGGGCCAGATGAGTGGTGACCTCGGGAGTGGTGTCCGCCTCCGCCGCCGGGGCCAGCATCCCCGCGGCTGCAGAAGCAGCACAGCTATCCCCTACCCGGTCCCGCTCCAGGACCACCACGTCGTGGCCGTGGCGGGCAAGCTCTTCTGCGACTGCCAGGCCGATGATCCCTCCGCCCACGACCACGATTTCTGTCACGCCTGCAGCCCCCCGGAGACTTCGGACGCCCGCGTGGGCGGATCCGGCGATCCCCGCGAGCCCCGGCCGAAAGCGAGTGGCTTGATCAGGCGGGTGAGGGTCAACTGGAGGAACACGTATTGCGCATTCCCTCCGCCGGCATTACCCGGATCAGGTTCTACGGGTATCTCTCAGGCGAGCGAGTCCGCCTACCACCCCGTGCGCTCCAACACCATGGTCCACGAGCCGACGAAGGATTGTCAATCTTTGGGACGCGGGGTAACTGCGCCCCGCCCTTGGCCTACCGCAGTGGGCGGGCTCCCACCGCAGACCGAGGCAGCACGACCCTGACCGCTCGAGGCGGGTATGGCCCTTCGCGCCACGCGGCTCCCGGGCGCTGGCCTCCTTGAGGGCCGCGAGGGCTGCCACGGAGGTGCGCGGAATACTCTCCGGGAGAGCACCAGGAGGCTTTCGTCCGCGGGAGCGAAAGGGGTGAGTGTCGATGACGGTGCTGGTCCTAATCGCACAGCTTGTCCTCGGCATCTACTTCCTGATGGCGGCCTGGAACCACCTCGTGGCCAACCGCCAGGCCTTCGTGCAGTACGCCCAGGCCCGCGGCGTGCCGTCGCCATCGGTCACCGTGCCCCTCACCGGCCTCATGCACCTCGGGGCCGGGCTCAGCCTCCTTTTGGGCTACCAGGTGAAGATCGGCGCCTGGCTCGCGATCATCTTCCTGGTCCTGGCAGCCTTCCTCGTGCACCACTTCTGGACCGACGAGGGCATGGAGAAGATGGCCCAGATGGCCCACTTCACGAAGAACCTGGCGCTGGCGGCCGCGCTGCTCCTGGCGTCGCTGGTGGCGCCTGAGACGTGGGTGATCCGCCTGGGACCGTAGGGGTCGGACGCAGCTCCTCTCCTGTGGTCGAGGTGGCCGACCGCTCGACGCGGGCGGCCCGTGGGCCGTGCCGCGCCTGTAGGTGCTCGACGTCCGCCCATCGCCCCCGGGACCTTTGGCCGTCTCGTATCTTGGGACATCAGCGAGCGCCGCGTAAGCGCTGCTCGCCGTTGAGCGCTACTGGACACAGGTGGAGATCACGCAGGGAGCGTCGCCTGCGCGCACGAACTGCGACGGCGACGGAGTTCCCCAAACGGATGGGGTTCGCCAAAAGGGGGAGACCATGCGCCTGTGCTACCTGGGCGGCGAGGAGCGTCGTCGCTACCTGCAGGACGCCGCGAGTCCGGGGGTGACGGTCGAGACGCTCGACTTTGCGCCGTCGTGGCCGCGGCCGGACGTCATTGAGTCGCTCTACGACGAGGCGCTGCTGGCGCCGTGGACCGTCGAGATGTGCGTGGAGGCCGAACGCCGGGGCTTCGACGCGGTCGTCACGGGCTGCGCCGGCGACCCGGGCGTGGAGGCCGCGCGCGAGCTGGTCCGCATCCCCGTCATCGGGCCGGGACAGGCGGGCCTGTACGCGGCAGCCATGCTGGGCGACCGGTTCGCGGTGCTCTCACCGCTGGAGAGCACCGTGCGGCCGACACGCGCGCTGGTCCGCCACTACGGCCTGGCCGAGAAGTGCGCAGCGGTGCGGTCCGTGGACTGCAGCGTGACGGAGTTGCGGGCGGGCCGACACGAGACCTTCGAGAAGGTGCTCGCGGTGGCCCGCCGCTGCCTCGCCGAGGACGGTGCCGACACGCTGGTGCTGGCGTGCGCGAGCCTGAGCCACCGGTTCGGCGACGCGCTGGCTGCCGCGCTGCCCGTGCCGGTGGTGAACGTGCTCCGGGCGTCGGTGCGCCTGGCCGAGTTCCTGGTGGGCAGCCGCCTGTCGCACTCGAAGGTCGCCTACCCCACGCCGACCGCACGCGGGCACGGCGCGGCGGTGCGGGCAGGAGGTGGCGCGTGACGGCCCGATTGCGCGCGCGTCGCCCCGATGCCGCAGGGCACGACCTCCTGGCGCAGGTGTCGCTGCCCCGCATGTGGCGCGACCTCGAGGTCCTGTGCAGCATCGACCGCACCTCGGGCACCGCGGGCGAGCGGCGGGCCATGGACTACATCGTGCAGCAACTGCGCGCCGAGGGCATCCGCGTCGAGGTGCACGAGTTCGATGCGTACCTGAGTTACCCACGGGAGGCCCGCATCGAGGTGCTCGCTGGCGAGGGGCTGCCGCGCGAGATCGCGGCGAAGACGCGCGCGTTCTCCGGCACGACCCCGCCCGAGGGCATCACCGCCGAGGTCGTGTACGTGCCCGGCGGGGTCGACCTGTTCCGTGACACCGAGACCCACCGGCGGCTGGAGGCCGGCGCCATCGCCGGCAAGATCGTGCTCTCCGAGGCCGGCAGCCGGCGCAACATGCAGACCGCCCAGGAGCGCGGGGCGGTGGCCTACCTGCACACCTGGCCCAGCGACGAGGACGCAATCCACGAAGGGATCGTCTCGCCCGTCTGGGGCGCGCCGACGCCCGAGGTCGTCCACGCGTTCCCCCGCATCCCCATCCTGAGCATCACGAAGGCCAGCGGTGAGGCGCTGCGCGCCGCCCTGGCCCGGGGCCCGGTGCGCCTGCGGGTGCACAGTCGCGTCGAGACCGGGTGGCGGCCGGTGGTGTTGCCGGTGGCGCACGTGCCGGGCCGCACCGACGAGTTCGTGCTGTTCTCCGGGCACGTCGACTCCTGGCACCTGGGTGCGACCGACAACGCCACGGGCAACGTGGTCACCATGGAGGTCGCGCGGATCCTGCACGGCGCCCGGGCGCGGTTGTACCGGGGGGTGCGCTGGGCGTTCTGGCCGGGGCACTCCACCGGGCGGTACGCGGGCTCGACCTGGTACGCCGACCGCTTCTGGCACGAGCTGGCCGAGCGCTGCGTGTTGCACATCAACTGCGACTCGCCGGGTGTCGTCGGCGCGACCGTCTACGACCCCATCACTGCCACGGCCGACGTGGCCGGCTTCGGCACCGCGCTGGTCCGGGAGCTCACCGGGCAGACGGTGGGCTGGGAGCGGCCCGTGCGGGCCGGCGACCAGTCGTTCTGGGGCGCAGGCGTGCCGTCGCTGTTCATGGGCCTGTCGCTGCGGCCCCCGGGACAGCGCTGGCACGTGGGCGGCTCGGGCCTGGGCTGGTGGTGGCACACCGAGGCCGACACGCTGGACAAGGTCGATCCCGAGGTCCTGCGCCGCGACGCGCAGATCTACCTGCTGGCGGCCTACCGGTTCGCTGCAGTCCCCCTCCCGCCCCAGGAGGTGGCGCCCGCCGTGGACGAGTTGCGGACCGTGGTGGCGGCGTTGCAGCGCGACGTGGGCGATCGGTTCGACCTGACGCCGGTGGCCGCGGCCCTGGACGGCCTGGCGCAGCGGGCGCGCCGGTTCGACCGGATCGCCGCGGCCACCGCGCGCGCAGGCGGCCCGCCGCGCCGTGTCGAAGCGCTGGTGCGTGCGCGGCGGGCCGCCATCCGGGCGCTGGTGCAGGCGGGCTACGTGGCCGGCAGCCCTTTCGACCACGACCCGGCGGTGCCGCAGCGACCGCTGCCCGCCCTGGCCGATGCGCAAGACCTGAAGCACCTGGACCCGGCGTCGCACGAGGCGCGGCTGCTGGTCACGCGTCTGGGGCGCCGACGCACCCAGGTCGTCCACACGCTGCAGGCCGCCGCGGCCGCCCTGGACGCGGTGGTGGGCAGCGACCGATCTCGTCGGAGGTGAAGCACATGCATCCGATCCGTCGTGTGACGCTCCGGTTCGCCCCACTGGTGGTGGCGGCTGTCGCCCTGGCCGTGGCCGGCAGCGGGCTGCCGGGCGCCGCGCAGGCGCGCGGCGGGACGTTCACGCTGCCGATCATCGACAACGCCCGCATGTGGCCCATCGTGGGCGGCCTCCCCAACATCCTGGTCAACAAGGTGCTCTACAGCACCCTGGTCAAGTACGACCCCAACAACTGGCAGCCGGTGGGCGACCTGGCGGAGCGGTGGACCCTGGGCGACGACAGGCTGACGTGGACCTTCACCCTGCGCCGCAACGTCACCTGGCACGACGGCCAGCCCTTCACGGCCCGGGACGTGAAGTTCACCATCGAGCGCCTGTGGCTGAACCCGCAGGTGCCCTTCTTCCAGCGGGGCAACGTGAGCGAGATCAGCCGCGTGGACATCGTCGACGACTACACCGTGCGCATCGTGACCAAGACGCCGTTCGCCACGCTGCCGGTGATGCTGGGCTACCTGGCCAACATCCTGCCCGAGCACATCCTGGGCCGCTACACCGTCGACCAGCTGCGCAACCCCGTGGAGTTCCTGCGCAACCCCATCGGCACCGGGCCGTTCCGGTTCGCCGAGGCGGTGCTGGGCTCCCACGTCCGCCTGGTGGCCTACGACCGGTACTTCGGCGGCCGGCCGCGGCTCGATGCCATCGTCTTCCGCGTGGTGGCCGACCTGGAGCAGCAGCTGGCGCAGCTGCAGACCGGCCAGCTCGACCTGATGATCATCGAACCCCACCAGCTGAGCCTGGTGCAGCGGATGCCCAACGTCCAGGTGATCGACGCACCCCAAGTCAACTACACCTTCGTGGCCTTCAACCACAAGCTCGAGCCGTTCGGCGACCGCAAGGTGCGCCAGGCCCTGACCCACGCGGTGGACCGCAAGGCGATCCTGGACAAGATCTACCAGGGGAAGGGCCGCCTGGCCACCGGGCCCATCAACCCGCTGATCAGCTGGGCGTACACCGACAAGGTCCACCAGTTTCCCTACAACCCCGAGCTGGCCAACCGCCTGCTGGAGGAGGCGGGCTGGACACGGGGGCCCGACGGCATCCGGCGCAAGGGCGGGCAGCCCCTGAAGATCACCATCGACGTCGACCGCGGCAACCCGGTGCGCGAGCAGACCGCGGTGGTGACGCGGCAGTACTGGCGCGACGTGGGCGTGGACGCCGACGTGCGCGTGAGCGAGTTCAACGCCCTGCTCTCGCGCATCCGGTCGCGGCCCAACCCGCTGCAGACCTGGACGCTGTGGTACATCACGCCGCCGGAGGCCGACATCCTGGCCTACTACCACACCCAGGGCACCCTCAACGAGTTCGGCTACGCCAACCCCGAGCTCGACCGCCTGCTGGAGGCGGGCCGCGCGACCTTCGACCTCAAGGAGCGGGCGAAGATCTACCACCAGGCCCAGAAGTTCATGGCCTGGGACGCGCCGGTGATCTACCTGGTCTACCCCCACGAGCTGCAGGCGATGAACCGCCGCGTGCAGGGGTGGGTGAAGATGGGCTACCGGGACGCCCTGACGCACATGACGAACGTCTCGATCGGACGCTGAGCCGCGCCCCGCGCATGGTGGTTGCGGACATCGACCACGGCGCCCGGGGCGCATGCCTCGATCGGGCGCTGCGGCACGCCCTCCTGCCGTGAGCCGTTACCTCCTGCGCCGGGCGCTCCACACGGTGATTTTGCTGGTGGTGGTCACCGTGGTGGTCTTCGCCATGGTCACCCAGGCCCCGGGCGGGCCGTCGATCCTGCTCGACCGCAACATGGGCCCCGAGGAGCTGGCGCGGATGCGGG is a window encoding:
- a CDS encoding ABC transporter substrate-binding protein, giving the protein MHPIRRVTLRFAPLVVAAVALAVAGSGLPGAAQARGGTFTLPIIDNARMWPIVGGLPNILVNKVLYSTLVKYDPNNWQPVGDLAERWTLGDDRLTWTFTLRRNVTWHDGQPFTARDVKFTIERLWLNPQVPFFQRGNVSEISRVDIVDDYTVRIVTKTPFATLPVMLGYLANILPEHILGRYTVDQLRNPVEFLRNPIGTGPFRFAEAVLGSHVRLVAYDRYFGGRPRLDAIVFRVVADLEQQLAQLQTGQLDLMIIEPHQLSLVQRMPNVQVIDAPQVNYTFVAFNHKLEPFGDRKVRQALTHAVDRKAILDKIYQGKGRLATGPINPLISWAYTDKVHQFPYNPELANRLLEEAGWTRGPDGIRRKGGQPLKITIDVDRGNPVREQTAVVTRQYWRDVGVDADVRVSEFNALLSRIRSRPNPLQTWTLWYITPPEADILAYYHTQGTLNEFGYANPELDRLLEAGRATFDLKERAKIYHQAQKFMAWDAPVIYLVYPHELQAMNRRVQGWVKMGYRDALTHMTNVSIGR